From the genome of Parafrankia irregularis, one region includes:
- a CDS encoding acyltransferase has product MTADVAVHGAVDGVVGSAVDGAATTAGGVRAPFVHPAALCESDQVGPGTRVWAFAHVLPGAVIGADCNICDHAFVESEVRLGDRVTVKNNVALFNGLTVENDVFLGPNAVFTNDYNPRATVKKTSDDLLPTVIRSGATIGANATIVCGVTIGENAFIGAGTVVIRDVPPGAMVVGNPARHIGWMCACGERLGDDLACSCGTRHRMDSASGGVVTDHA; this is encoded by the coding sequence ATGACAGCTGACGTGGCGGTTCACGGCGCGGTTGACGGTGTGGTTGGCAGCGCGGTTGACGGCGCGGCAACCACTGCCGGCGGGGTGCGGGCACCGTTCGTCCACCCGGCGGCGCTGTGCGAGAGCGACCAGGTCGGGCCCGGCACCCGGGTGTGGGCGTTCGCGCACGTCCTGCCGGGGGCGGTGATCGGCGCCGACTGCAACATCTGCGACCACGCGTTCGTCGAGTCCGAGGTGCGCCTCGGCGACCGGGTGACGGTCAAGAACAACGTGGCGCTGTTCAACGGCCTGACCGTCGAGAACGACGTGTTCCTCGGCCCGAACGCCGTCTTCACCAACGACTACAACCCGCGGGCCACCGTCAAGAAGACCAGCGACGACCTGCTCCCCACCGTCATCCGATCCGGGGCCACGATCGGGGCGAACGCCACCATCGTCTGCGGCGTCACCATCGGCGAGAACGCCTTCATCGGCGCTGGCACCGTGGTGATCCGGGACGTGCCTCCGGGTGCCATGGTCGTCGGCAACCCGGCCCGGCACATCGGCTGGATGTGTGCCTGCGGCGAGCGCCTGGGCGACGACCTGGCCTGCTCCTGCGGCACCCGCCACCGCATGGACTCCGCCAGCGGCGGCGTCGTCACGGATCATGCCTGA